One region of Magnetococcus sp. PR-3 genomic DNA includes:
- the fliW gene encoding flagellar assembly protein FliW, with amino-acid sequence MEIQGTRFGTLEFDEKEIIYLNEGLLGFPLSKQFLMFPYGEDSSFFWLQSVDEPEIAFIVINPFDFFSDLEFAVEDDDAASLALARSEDVEIFTLVTIPEGRPEEMRTNLAGPVVVNVVNRRGKQILCKDYSPRQPLIPDSMRSQLKEQARSGKAGQVAGGR; translated from the coding sequence ATGGAAATTCAGGGAACACGCTTCGGTACGCTGGAGTTTGATGAGAAGGAGATCATTTACCTGAACGAAGGGCTGTTGGGCTTTCCGCTCTCTAAGCAGTTCCTGATGTTCCCTTATGGTGAAGACTCCTCCTTCTTTTGGCTGCAATCAGTCGACGAACCGGAGATCGCGTTTATCGTGATTAACCCGTTCGACTTCTTCTCCGACTTGGAGTTTGCGGTGGAGGATGATGATGCAGCCTCTCTGGCGCTGGCGCGCAGTGAGGATGTGGAAATTTTCACCCTGGTGACCATTCCTGAGGGGCGACCCGAAGAGATGCGCACCAACTTGGCTGGCCCGGTGGTTGTGAATGTCGTAAACCGTCGTGGTAAGCAGATTCTGTGTAAAGACTATTCGCCGCGTCAGCCGCTGATTCCTGACTCAATGCGTTCCCAGCTCAAAGAGCAAGCGCGTTCAGGTAAAGCCGGTCAAGTCGCAGGCGGTCGTTAA
- a CDS encoding flagellin N-terminal helical domain-containing protein, translating into MLRVTQSTLYSNTVTQLQDQYRTLSQVQEKSTSGKEVNRPSDDPTAAYRDMLFGTQLSEVEALVRTTDLAAERMDMAETNLNIMESKMLDAQQMVLTLGTAVQSGQPSVFEAASREAQAIYEDLLSSVNAELDGVPLFSGGKTTVPYNEGTLTATTVKTRIGNEGQLSDATAHTASLTGTPSDVPSSARIIYRTTDDAGTALATPQYQVNINGVDGTAIDSTGFPQTLDLGDGMQLEIGSEPGDKDALYFEAVPAYQGGDSDREVRIATGQRLDGNVTGQEIMSGTGNGRGADIFASVAGLRGALLRNDYEEINAWLTPVQEGRAQVQDLQAITGVRTVLMESVNDSLELDSDSLKTVKAVNVDVDAFDIYSQLQQTSQAMQMMTASERQILDNSLLDFIR; encoded by the coding sequence GTGCTTAGAGTAACGCAATCCACGCTGTACAGTAACACGGTGACGCAGCTGCAAGATCAGTATCGCACCTTGAGCCAAGTACAGGAAAAATCGACCAGCGGTAAAGAGGTTAACCGTCCTTCGGATGATCCGACCGCAGCGTACCGGGATATGTTGTTTGGTACCCAGTTATCAGAAGTGGAGGCGCTGGTGCGTACCACTGATCTGGCTGCTGAGCGCATGGATATGGCTGAGACCAACCTGAATATCATGGAATCCAAAATGCTGGATGCCCAGCAGATGGTTTTGACTTTGGGTACAGCGGTGCAGTCTGGTCAGCCTTCGGTGTTTGAGGCGGCCTCCCGAGAGGCCCAAGCAATCTATGAAGATCTGCTCTCCAGTGTTAATGCAGAGCTTGATGGGGTGCCTCTGTTCAGTGGTGGCAAGACCACGGTGCCCTACAATGAGGGGACATTGACCGCAACCACGGTTAAGACCCGTATTGGTAATGAGGGGCAGCTCAGTGATGCAACAGCTCATACGGCATCACTAACCGGTACACCTTCGGATGTACCCAGCTCTGCTCGGATTATTTATCGTACAACCGATGATGCTGGTACAGCTCTTGCAACGCCTCAATATCAAGTGAATATTAACGGCGTGGACGGTACGGCCATTGACAGTACTGGTTTTCCCCAGACCTTAGATCTGGGTGACGGTATGCAATTGGAAATAGGCAGTGAGCCGGGTGATAAGGATGCGCTTTACTTTGAGGCTGTACCTGCTTATCAGGGCGGGGACTCCGATCGGGAAGTGCGTATCGCCACCGGACAGCGGTTGGATGGTAACGTGACCGGTCAAGAGATCATGAGCGGGACCGGAAACGGCCGAGGGGCGGACATTTTTGCCTCTGTGGCAGGATTGCGCGGGGCACTTTTGCGCAATGACTATGAAGAGATCAATGCTTGGCTGACGCCGGTGCAGGAGGGCAGGGCCCAAGTGCAGGACCTGCAGGCGATCACCGGCGTTCGCACCGTATTGATGGAGTCCGTTAATGACTCTCTGGAGTTGGATTCTGACTCCTTAAAGACGGTGAAAGCTGTGAATGTGGACGTGGATGCGTTTGATATCTACAGCCAGTTGCAACAGACCAGTCAAGCGATGCAGATGATGACGGCCAGTGAGCGTCAAATTCTTGATAACTCGCTGCTTGACTTTATCCGCTAA